ATCCAACGATGATATTCCGCCTTCGGAACGCAGCGAACGCGCGAAACTTTATGGCGATATCAAGCATCTTTACCGAATGTCAGTGACGCGGCTTTTAGAACGTCAAGCTGTTCTTGAGGCGAAATATGTTAAAGAAATGCACGAGAAAACCAGAATGTCTGAGCTTCTCCACGTTGGAAATTTAGAATATCTTGCGCTCACCAACGAGCAGGAGTTCGTTCAACAAGCGCTCAAGATGGATCCTAAGCTTGCAACTAGTAACAAAATTCTTACACCAGGTGCAGGTTACAAAACTTTTGCAGATCAGTTCACGCGATTTGAACCACAAGACAAGTTCGAGGCGGTTCATCTTAGAGGCTACTATACAATCCTCAACCCGAATTGGTCGATGGGTTCAATGGCGTGGGCGACTCCGCCCCCGCGAAGGCCGACGAAAGCGCAGATGCTTGAAGAGTTTAAATCCAATTTGTTTGATTCCGGACAATTGACTCGGGAACAGTCGATCAAAACTTGCGTCTTCTTGATGGAAAATCTCATGCTGCGCGCTAATCCAGATGCAGAGAAGGCAATGAGCTTCGGCCAGCGAGGGATGTCGAGCATGGCGCGAAAAGAGTTGAACGCGTCTTGTCTATTCGAAAACATCCTTCAGGTGGAGCGAAAACTTCGCGTCTTTAAGCTTTATGATTTTGAACGTGGTGGCGGAAATTTAATGGCGCTTAACGTTGGCGCTAACTCTTCGTTTGATCGCAGCGAAGGGTTTTCGTTTAGTTACGGTCTCAACGCTGGCGGGCTAGCGTCGGGTGCCATCGGCCTTGTCTCTGGCGGAGCCTCGAAATTTCTTGATTTACTAGGCGTAAGCATTGGAATTTCAAAGTCAACGTCCGGCGGTACCTCAATCGGATCTTCGGTTGCTGGCTCCGCAACCATCGGGGTTGAACTTCGACGGATGGATTTAACGATGGGGGCTTTCGAGCGTTGCACAGTTGTTCGTCTTAGTCCGCAAATAGCACAGTCAACACGATCAAAGCTGATGATTTATATGCGAAATATTCCGAAAAATGATCTTCAAGAGCACGTATCGCGCGGAATGATGATCTGTGAGGGCTTTGAACGAAAAGAACCGCTGAAAGTAGCCGAACGCTATTATCAGTTTTCGCAGTCGATTGGCGACGAAGTCATTAACGATCCAACTGACATCAACAACCAACCGTACTTGTTTGGTTTACGTGGCCGTGGCGATTACGTTAGATTTATCCGTACCATTGAAGCCCGACCGACATCCGTGTGGAAGCTTGACCAAGACGTATCTGTCGGCGAGTTGGCAAACGATAGGCTGATGGCAATTTTTGGTGAGGCGACGCCCACATATCCAGGGGTCTTGTCGATCGAACCCAATGTTGTGACGACGCTGAAACCAATTATGCATACCAAAGATCTGCCAGCGAAAAAATAGTTTCAAGAAGCTTCTCGCAAAAGAAGCTTTCAAGTTTGGTGAACCTTAAGCCAATTTAAGACCGCTTCCGTTGCGCCACCTTTGGCTCGAACTTGGTTTTGAATTGTCTCCCGAAGGCTCGCTCGTTCAATAGCCGACATGCGCCCAAACTGTTGGACAGCCGACAAGAGCGCAGATCCAAGCCCGGCCGTGTCGGTGGCAGCGATCACGGATGTCCCAAGACTATGGCAAGCTTCGGTTTGAAATTCTACGGCTTCGCGATTGTTTGAGTGAAAGGGACCTACAAAGGTAAGACATCCGGCCGCTAACGGCTCCATGACGGAATGGACAGTTTTCTTAAATGAACCACCGACAAATGCAAATTGGCCGAGCATATAAAGCTCCGCCAAAATGCCGATTTGATCAACTATGAGAATCTCGAACTCGCTATCAGATTCTAACTCGCTAAGGATCGCTGTTTTGAGTCCAAAAGACTGGGCCTGCTTCTTTATGGAGTTCGAGAAGCGGTCTGAGATTTCATGGGGTACCATATGGCACGAGAATCGTTCCCCAGTTTTTAATGCATTTTTAGTTTCAACAATTGCCGGTAGCAAGGCTTGAACGTCTTCTTCCCAAACACTGCCGGCTGTCAGCAAATAGCCTTCGGTGTCTCGTGCATGCTTATCTGCTCGAAGTTTTTCGGGAAGTGGTTTGGGGTGTTTCAGGCGTTCTAGCACTTGATCGTATCGCGTGTCGCCGCGCGCGACGCCACGTTTATAACCTAGGCTCAATAGTAAGGCTAAATCCTCGTCGTTCACACATTGGATCTCATCAATTAATTTGTAGGTCGCTTTTGTAAGTGAACGCCCCACCCATCCAATACGTTTCGAGCCAGAGTGAAAAGTGGCAGAAAATAGTAGAACAGGGACCTTCTCATGTGAACATTCGCGAACCATGTTGGGCCAGGTGTCAGTTCGTGAAATCAGTAAGGCTGAGGGCCGAATTTTGTGAATCATTTCTCTTAGTTGCGACTTGTCTTCAAGGGGTAGCGCACACGAGGCCGTTACCCCAGGAAATGACTCAATATTGCTTTTATAGGTCGGGGAAAAGTAGGTCACAAAAATGGTTCGGCCAAGCCGATGCAGTTCTCTTACAACAGGTTTTGCATATTCAAATTCACCACTCGCAGCGTGAATCCAGATAGGTTTCTGTCCCAGAAACTTTTCAATCTGAATACTTTCAAAGGCTGGCCGTCCATTGACGGTGCGTATTTCCAGCGTCTTAACTAGTTTGCTTGCTGAATCGATTCGCATTGCCCGTAAAAGAGCGACCGCTGCGCGAAATAGTCCCAGCGCTAAGGGTTGAAGTAGATCGTAAAAAAAGAGGGTCATTCCCGTCGCTCGCTTTCGCGGGTTGCGAAACTGGCCAATGCGTCAGTCAAAAGCTCGACAACCTGTTCGGTAGAGACAAGTTTCAAACATTTTAGATTTTCCGAATTTGTACAACGATCGCGTCCATCCTTCGAACATGGCTTGCACGGAAGTTCGACTTCTGCCACACGTGAATAAAGACTTGCGGGATAGCCAAATGCCGTCGGGCCAATAATAGCTACAGAGGGCAAGGTGAGGCGATCCGCAACATGAAGAAGACCAGTATCATTTGCAACCAGGGCATTGACCTGGCTCAATAGTTTGGCTGATTGCGCGAGTGAAGATTTGCCGACGGAATCGTAAACCGTGTCGGGACCAAGTTCCGCACCGATCTGGTGTAGGAATGTATCTTCCGGCCCGCCCAATAAAAGAAAGCGCGAAGAAGGATTGAGCACTAACCATGCCCTCGCAAGTTTCAACCAGCGATCAATCGGCCACCGTTTATTTGGCCATGCAGCCGAAGGAGCGAAGGCCACGATAAGCCCCTCTCGGGTGCCTTTCCAGACATTGAATTCATTGAGAACTTCGTCTTCGAAATTCTTGGCCTGTATGCTTGCCGTCCAGGTTGCTGATTCGAATTTGAAGGCGAGTTCCGGGTACCATGAACGAAGTGGGCGCAGAAAGCTTTCTGCTCCACGAAAGGGTTTAGGTAAAACAGGAAGTCGAAATTTGAAAAACAAAAACCTCCGCCATCGGTCTTTGGAGCGTGTAATCATTGACGCATTTTTTCCCGCCGAAAAATAGTGGAGGGTCCAATAAAGCCGAATGACGATTCTGACTAGCAGACTGCGAAGGTTGTTGTGCGCATCGAACACGCGAGAATAATTTGGGGCAAGCTTCCAGCTTAATCTAATGAGGTTAAAAGCCGAATTTTTTCGGTCGAAGGCAATTACTTGATGAACGAGACTTTGGTTCTCTAGCAATTCAGCAAAATCGCGACGGACCAACCAGTCGATCTTGGCTGCAGAGTCAATTTGCTTGATGTGTGCTGCCGCCTCCAAAGTTTGGAAGATATCCCCAAAGCTCGAAAAGCGGATAATCAAAATTCGCATACTTTACGACATTAGCGAAGTTTAAGCAGCGAAGTCGATCAAAATGGCATGAAATAAAGATGGATACTGATCTGTGATTCCGTGTAAGTGAGTCCTTCGAAATTTCCAGTACCAAGCTTGCCCTCGATCATAGTACGAACTCGATCTTCTGCTGGAAATGTCAACTGACCGATGGCGTGGTAGGCAAGTCCCTTAAACGAAGTTCTGCTCCCAGTACCGGCGCTAGATACGTTGTCGACGTCTATTTGATTTTGGCTCGCGGCAAACCCAAGACCAATCATGCCGTAATAGATACCTGCTTTAGCAATAAGTGCCGTGTTCGTTGCTTTCTCTAAATAGGTCGTACTCTGCAGCGTATTGAGTAACTCATGCCTCGCGTACTCAGCCTCGAAGAAGAGTCCAAGATTGGCATTGAGGTCGAACTCTATTCCTGCGATACCAGAGGCGCCCCAGCCAGTGAAATTGGATTCAGTCGAATTGAATTTATACGAGTTGATTTCTCGTAAAAATCCTCCACCAAAATAAATGTTTCCTTTGCCGCCCGATCTTGCATCAGCGTTTTCTACGTTGCCCAGCCACAAGATTAACGCAATCACCGCGAACGAAATTTTGTTTTTCCAGGTCCTTGGTGTCATGGCGCGATCTCGAGACCCGCGATACAGCGCGTATAGATCCCAGTATTTATAAAGGGAGTGGTACCGATTTTCGTCAGGACTCCGGCTGAAAGAGAAAACTTTTCGATGTTGTTATATGTGGCGGCGCCATTTGCAATGTAGACGAAGCCAGTTTCTTGGTCGATAATCATCTTGCTTGCACCATAGACGATCCCGAAGTCCGTCCACGCAGCGATCGGATTAGAAATCACACCGGTCGCAAGATCAATGTCATAGCTATAAACGAAATTGCTTGCCGAGGTAGTAGACGCATAGGCGACCAAAAGTTTTCCCGACAGTAGGTGATAGGCCACTGAAGTAGGAAGCGCGGTTGTCGCTGGTGCGGCCTGGGCTGCCAGGCAGTTTCCAACAGCTGCGTATCCGGAAGCTGAAATCACACCTACTTTATTGTTTGGAGTAGCGGCAGCGTGCGCATAAACGATTTTGCCGTCGGGGAGAGTGATGGTTGATGACATAACGGTCGTCGATGTGGCGCAGGCTCCCGCAGGTGCGTTGACGAAGGGGTTAGCGCCCTGGGTAACGCGCGCGCGACTGGGTGCAAATTTCTCGACCGCCGTGGCTTTCGCAACGAGAATCGATGAGTCATTCAAAACTGCGAGATCTCGAAATGCAGCATTTAAGGCCGTCGCATTGGTCAAATAAGTTGTAAGACCAGTTCCATCACGAGCCACAATGTCTATTCGACGGCCGCCCGCATTTTCTATTCCGATCAAAAACGTGTCGTTGGCGAACTTTTTGATGGCTGAGGGCATGTCTCCGAGGCCAAATGTGTTGTAATCAATGACGAGGTCAGCAATTACACCCGTCGTGAGATCATATTTCGCGACCGTTGCTGATCCGGTCGAGGCCGCGACTCCCCCCGAATAACATGCACCGCTTGCGACGTAGAGGAACTTTTTGTTGAGGACCGCCGAGTTAAACTCTTCACCAGAAAGAGTTTCCGAGCATGCCGTAGTAAATAAAGCTAAGAACAAATTCGCGGTGATGGTTGACAGTACGGTGCAGAATCCTCGGACCTTCCGCTGGATTCCACCTCGCATTGTTATGGCTTTTCGCCTCGACATCCTTGCCGATCCTTCCTGATTTGTCTCATTTCTTATCGGCGTTCTTGGTTGATTCTTAAAATTTGCCCAACAATCGATGTAGCAATCAGGACCAAGAGCTAGCGACTGGATGTTTGACCCTCGACCATCGCAGAGGTTTACTAGACTGGACGAATAACTTACCCCATCAGGAATCGAGGTCGACCTTGAAATCGAAAATTGAGTGGAATGGAAAAATGAAGTTTACGGGCGGGCCGGAGGGTTTTTCGGTGCCACTCGACTCGACTCCTCCCTTGGGTGAAGACACCGGAATGAGTCCAAAGCAAATGATGTTGGTTTCTATTTGTGGCTGCACCGGTATGGATGTGGTGGCATTATTGAAAAAGTACAAACAGCCACTTGTTTCGATGTCGATAGAAGCAGAGGCAGATACGACTGACGAACATCCGAGAATCTTCAAAGAAGTACACGTTCGCTACGTCGCGAGCGGGGAACTCGAAGTTGAGCGGTTGAAAACCGCCGTCGATCTTTCTATGAATCAGTACTGCGGAATTTCTGCAATGGTAGCAAAGGCTTGTCCGATTCGGTATTCAGTGGTGCTGAACGGAAAGACTATTCATACTGGCCAAGCGTTTCCGAGCTTTTCTTCAGCTATCTAGCTGGGGGCTTAGGTCATACTAATCCTGTTTCCAAAAAATAGGATTTCATGGATGGAGTTGTCGCAAATTATAGTTAAGCCGGTGACCGCGGTCGGTCTCATCGACACCATTTTTTCGCCTTTTGTTGGTAGTTTGTCGAGAAGGCTCGCAATATGAGCAATCACTTTTGGATCAGAAGTTTCTTTCGTTTCGCTTTATGTTCTATTCGCAGGCATAGCTGGTGGAATTGTAGATTACATGGTCGAGGGGCGGCTTTACTCTGCATTCAAGGCTGTGTTTATATTTGGTGTAGGCACATATGTGCTTGTCAGAAGCTTCAAGAGAAAGGGCGAATAAACCCCTTGTTACGAAGCTGAGTTGCTCTCGACATCGCGAGCGTGTTGCGGCCGGAAATTTTCGGTTTGATTTTTCGCTTCAAAAGCCGCGCTCACGTAACCGACCCCGTTTAAATCGCAGATGTTCCAATCATTGCCAAGCGCGCCCGTGGTCCCGCGTTAGGTGACGTCTAGGTCGGTTAGGCGACTATCTAAAATTGCATCATTCTACCGATACACAGCAGTGGGTATTTCAAACGTCACGCTGACTATTCTAGCGATTTCGATCGGCCTAAGCCGAGCATCAGCCGAGATGGACAGTGCAAGGTCGTTCTCGAAGGCGGTTGAAATAGGGATCTTCAAACTTGATTCGCATACCGTAGCGACATCGTGTTCGACATCTCTTGGAAATCTGAGTCTTCAGCACAATGTCTGCTCAAAGCTGGCAACACTCGTGCAGGCGAGTGACCAAACGATGCCCGCTCGAACTGGGGTCGGTCACTTCTGCAGCGCGTTTTGGCAAAACTCTGGATTCTATAAGACCAGAAACTCTTGCCCACTTCAAAGCGAATCATACGGCGATGCTAACCTTGCACGCTCGAAAGTCATGGTTATGAGCAAAGCCGAGATCGCAAAATTCGTTGGTCGCAGAAAGAGCCAAATCGCGGAGCTTTGTTGCAAATCCGAAAACTGCCGCAAATTTATCGGCGCCGTCGATGCGACATATTCAGAAGATTCCGCTGAAACCACGGAGTACTATGCGACCTACCTATCAGATCGAAATGGGGAAGCGTTGAGGCCGGAATCAGGGGTCAAAGCTGGATATATGAAATTGGTGGTTGAAAAAAGAAAAGACGGTCGCCTGAAAGGACTTTTCCAATTTGATTCCTCAAGTATCGACCATGAACTCATTCATGCGTGCCATGATTTTAAGGCGCAGGAAAAGGCTATTGCGGATCCGATATTTTTAAAAAAGCGATTTGAAGTCACCCAACGAAAAACACGCTGCGATATTGCCAGCCTAGATTCGTGGGTCGCATACTATACGGCGTTCGCCGATCCTGTGATTTCAAATCCAGAACTATTAGGATGCTTTGCCAATCTAGTCAGGCAAGCGGCAAAACAAAGTTCACCCTTTCCAACATGTTTAGCGACCTGCGCCCGGGAACAACTCGAAGAGGCGATCAATCTCTACCAGGAAATCAGATGGGCGGTCCTCTCGCCCGAGAAGATGACAAACTCCTTTATGCCCGAATACTGCGAATCCCTTCGTGACAAAAATCATCCGGCAGGCGCTGATGTTTTAGACTGCGTAATTCGACACGATCCGGTCGTTCAGGCTAATATCGACCTTCAATTTCATTGTCGATGATCTTTCTTCGACATGATAATTGGACAAAATCCAAAGCACGGTAGCGACTATACGGTTCATCGGCGATCTTTCGAATTGAAGTTTTTGTCGAATCCATCTGTTTTCGCGATGGTTTAACTTCTTCGGAGGGCGCTAACGTGTCTTGATGACAAGTTATAGAAGCGCACCTTCGTCGATCCACGCTGAAATTTCACGATCTAAGTCGTCGCATTTGCGAATCCACGATTCGTTTATACAAGAGCGCGCTTCGGCCGTCAGAAGAGCTATCAGCGCATCAGCCTCAAGCGCAGGCCCACGACCTCGCTCTTGAATCGACTGTCCGATGTACTCGACCTTCCAAAGGAGTTTCGTAAGTGACAGTGCGGAGTTGAAGCTATAAGGATTTTTTTCGAACTCGAAAATCGTTTGCAGCACTGCTCGGCCAGGCGGGCCGAGACCTGCCTGGTGTAATCTTATCGCCAATTGGAAGGCGGGATCAAAGGTAGGTTGGTTTGCGATATCGAAGAGACCGTTCGAATATCCCTTGATCCGACTGAGCGCCGTTCCTAATCCGACGCAATCAAGGTCACACATTCTCAATGGTGCCAAATCAGCCGACATCAAGCTGTTAACTCCTGCTAGTGAGAGCGATCCTAGCTCCGTCGCTTTAGTACGTTTGTCTTGAGATGTTACTTTGGGGTGAACGACATGAAGAATTTCACTTGCACGCATTCCTGTGAATCGCATTTTTACTTGTTCGCTTTGGACGACCTCTCTATCGGCACGCCTTTCTTTAACAGTTCTCAAGGAATTAATGGCGAACCAAACTTTGAAACCGGTCGTGACCAAAAATATCGCCGCAATAAAGATGAACACCGCTGCAAGCGAAACTGAAAATTTAATCAGTCGTGAATTTCGTCGACTGTTCATTGCCATCATTTAACATTCAGTCGCCGGTCCCTGAGGGTCAAGAACCAAATCGATCTGGGGGACACGGGAATGTACCGAGGGCAAAGGCTGGACCGCCGACCCCTGTCGATCTACCGGTGGTCATGAAGCGGCGCCTTTCGAATCAATGGGTTGAGCGAGCATTGATTTACAGGCTCTATTGGCGCTTCAAAAGGCTAACGAAAGCGGGCAAACCAGTCGGCACATTTGGCACGAAGCGAGTTTAATGGTGGCGGTTCTGCAATTGTTTCTATCGGTACGGCTGCGACCTTCGGAATTTGCATGACCGGTATTTCAAGCGGTGGCGGGCGCTGCGCTTTGAGGCTAGCGACGCGAGCTGAAATTTGAACCGCATCTCCAGTGGCGGCTTTCATTGAGCGCGCTTCATTGAGAACGCGGTCCAGTCTCCTCGAAAACTCTACGTCATCAAGCAGTGCTGGCGACTCCTCAACTGCTCGCGCCAAGAGATTGACCATGATTCTAGCCGCTTCGCCATTGTAGGGTTTGTAGCGAGAGGCCAAACTTTCTGAGGCGGCAAGTAGGCGCGCGACGCAGGCTTTAGAATGGCAGTCATAGAGATCCCAACGAAGTGGCTTTTCTGAATCGAGTCCGTAGAAGTATAGCGAGGAGTCTTCGGCTAACCCTTCGGGCAACAGTTTTTGCTTCACCAGTTTTCGAAAAAAAATTTCTGAGACTTCATCGGGAACTTGGTGTTTTTGTGCGAGCAAAGAAATCGCATGCAAAGCCGGGCCGGGGTCCTTTGCTGACGCCGCTTCGTCAATAAGGGCTTTCCAGATTCCGTCTGGGAGAGAATTGGACTTAATAAGTAAGCGCAGCTGTCGGTTTGGATAAGGACCAAACGAAGGAATTTGGTTGGCATCATTGCGAAATGTTCTTTTAACTGAATCCACGAGCAACGTATCCATCGTTGCAGTTCGCATAGGCCTGTAATCCTCAAGCAAATCAAGGCCACGATTGAAGAGATCGCTGTTATGATCGGCAGAAAGAAAGGATTCAAGGGCACTCACTAGCCCTGGAGAAGGAATCGCCTCTCTTCGACTGATAAGAAGATCGACTGCGGCAACGCGCATGTTTTGAGTCGCAGCAACCTCGTCCGCACTGATTAGACCAGAGCCAAGTTGACGTGCGACTTTTTCGCGAAATGCCGGTGGCCAATTGGCCTGTCGCTTGATCGTATCAACTAGCCTACTGAGGTTTTGCCCGGCGCGAAGGCTAGTTTTTTTTCTTCAAGTTTCTTCCAAAGGTCTGGCGGCCAATCGCCATTTTTGCCGATAGCAAAGAGCTTGTTAGCGAGGGCATCGCTGACCGCAGAATTCGTGCCATTTTGATCGATAAGGCCGATCACAAATTGAAGGTCGTTTTCGCTAAGAGCGCTCGTCGGGATCTTGTCGAGTTGCTTGATTGCCAGGAGTGTCTGTTGCGAAGGTGCAGCTTCGCTGCTCAACGCTTGCTTAAAAGAAGTTAAAAATTCTTTCTCCGTTTGATTTTTCGCGCGAAAATATTCTGATTCAAGCGCCTTCGAGACAGGCTGAATGCCAAGCAGAAGGTATTATACAACCCTGATCTCCCTGTAGTTTGCACAAATGGGAATCGATCCCTGTTGCGGTGGAGTCGGGCCAACCTATGCGTTCTGAGACGGTCCAGGATGGGGACAAATCCGATGATTTGGAAAGTGGCAGTATGAGCGCAGCTTCTGTAGCGCGAGCCATGACGGTCAACTAGCGACGGTTTATGACCGACGACGAGATCGGTCGATGGGGACCGAACGTGCCCACCGAGATAACGCACCCATTTTTTGTATGGGTACGCGAAGGGGAAATGGAAAGACCCCGCTCGTATAAGCCAGGCCATCGATCAAATCGGTGACAGGGATCGCAGTGTTATTTGGTCGCGCATTTTAGAGTGAACCAATTTTGTTGAAGAGCTCCGCATTGCGTTCAATTTCCTGAGCCAGTTCTTCTTTGGCCTCAGTGATTTTACGTTCGATATCCGCCGGAACACTATCTCTTTCAATCTTCATTTCTCCACATGCAATGATAATGGCTTTTGTAAGTGGAGGGAGGGAGTTAACCTGATTCTTCATCTCGAAACCATAGTCTTGTGGTGCTACCATGAAGGGGCCAGGGCAAGGGTATCGACTCCCACTTCTGACTTTTCCCAACATGTATTCAAGGCTGGTTGAATAGTCTTTGAAGGAACTGATAATAGTCAAAGTCCGTAAACCGTCAGTCACTTTAGGGTAAAAGTCTGGGTCGTTCGGGGAAGCCATGCTTACACTTCCGACAAGTGTTACAAAAATTGATACTGCTGCAAAAAAGTTCCACATAATGGGGCTCCTCGAATCACTCACAATGATTACCAACACTCTTCCTGTAGCAGTGCCAAAAGCGTTCCGCTAAGCTCCGCTTGTCGAGCAAAATGAATGTTTCCCGATTGCTCATTGATCTGAAACTCAGTGTGTTCCTGAATGGACAGCACAACGCTCCCGCTGCCAGCGGCCGCCTTCAAATTCCTAAGATTTGCTCGTCAGTGAATCAACTGCAACTTCGTTTCGCTCATAGAAAGATCGACACGAATTCCCCGATTGGAAAAGCCGTTTTCGTCATCATTTCTGCGATCGCGACCCTGGAGCGTGACCTAATCAGTGAGAGGGTCCGCAATGGTCTCGCGAACGCGAGAGCGAAAGGGAAATTAATCGGGCGAAAGAAACTTCGCGATTCCGACTTGATCCGAAAACTTCTGAAAGCAGGCCTCTCTTATCGGAACGTCGTGAAAATCGAGAAGTGTTCTCACGGTTCGGTGCACGCCGAAGTTTTGGCTCTGAAAAGAGACGAAGCCGCTGCCAAAGGGAAAGAAGAGGCCGATAAGTTCGCCGAAGAGCAGCTGCTATTGAGCCAGGCTAAGGCCGTATCTGAGTCCGGAATCCTTTTCCCAGAAGCGGCGGCATAACCCTCATGTTCGTCAAAACAGTCGAGCCTCGCAGCCGTGACCGCCCTCGGGTGCACATCGCTGCTATTTGTGGTCGCATCGTTTTTAATTTGTCGTTCGCGCCAATCGATTTGAAACCAACGTTAACGATCCTTCGCGCAGAGAACCGCATAGAGGCTGTCGAGATAGTAGTAATTGAGGTTACCATTTTCTAGATTGAGGAAGACCGTAAAGTCGGAAGAATGCTTTGAGATGATCGACGACGCCCTGACTGTTATGTCGGTCCGCACCTCTTGGCGAAGTTGAATTTCGGGACGTTGATATCCCTCGCGACTAA
This region of Deltaproteobacteria bacterium genomic DNA includes:
- a CDS encoding OsmC family protein encodes the protein MKFTGGPEGFSVPLDSTPPLGEDTGMSPKQMMLVSICGCTGMDVVALLKKYKQPLVSMSIEAEADTTDEHPRIFKEVHVRYVASGELEVERLKTAVDLSMNQYCGISAMVAKACPIRYSVVLNGKTIHTGQAFPSFSSAI
- a CDS encoding glycosyltransferase family 9 protein; protein product: MRILIIRFSSFGDIFQTLEAAAHIKQIDSAAKIDWLVRRDFAELLENQSLVHQVIAFDRKNSAFNLIRLSWKLAPNYSRVFDAHNNLRSLLVRIVIRLYWTLHYFSAGKNASMITRSKDRWRRFLFFKFRLPVLPKPFRGAESFLRPLRSWYPELAFKFESATWTASIQAKNFEDEVLNEFNVWKGTREGLIVAFAPSAAWPNKRWPIDRWLKLARAWLVLNPSSRFLLLGGPEDTFLHQIGAELGPDTVYDSVGKSSLAQSAKLLSQVNALVANDTGLLHVADRLTLPSVAIIGPTAFGYPASLYSRVAEVELPCKPCSKDGRDRCTNSENLKCLKLVSTEQVVELLTDALASFATRESERRE
- a CDS encoding recombinase family protein; the protein is MNVSRLLIDLKLSVFLNGQHNAPAASGRLQIPKICSSVNQLQLRFAHRKIDTNSPIGKAVFVIISAIATLERDLISERVRNGLANARAKGKLIGRKKLRDSDLIRKLLKAGLSYRNVVKIEKCSHGSVHAEVLALKRDEAAAKGKEEADKFAEEQLLLSQAKAVSESGILFPEAAA